From one Gammaproteobacteria bacterium genomic stretch:
- a CDS encoding ABC transporter permease encodes MTQQRTAQKFQASRFNRYGVWAIYKYEMERARRTLLQSFLTPVITTTLYFVVFGAAIGSRMTEINGISYGSFIVPGLIMLALFTESLMNASFGIHFPKFTGTIYEVLSAPLSAFEICLAYVGAAATKSVILGLLILGTSTFFVPVQVLHPVWMAAFLILTATTFSLFGFIIGVWAKDFEQLQMIPMLVVTPLTFLGGAFYSIDMLPETWRAVTLFNPVVYLISGFRWSFYGASDVDHYLSLAMTLGFLFICIAIVWWIFKTGYRLKH; translated from the coding sequence ATGACACAACAAAGAACAGCGCAAAAATTTCAGGCCAGCCGTTTCAATCGCTACGGCGTGTGGGCGATTTATAAATATGAAATGGAGCGCGCTCGCCGCACTCTGTTACAGAGTTTTTTAACGCCGGTAATTACAACCACTTTATATTTTGTGGTGTTTGGTGCGGCCATCGGATCACGTATGACCGAAATCAATGGCATTTCATACGGATCTTTTATTGTGCCCGGCCTGATCATGCTGGCATTGTTTACCGAAAGCCTGATGAACGCGTCCTTCGGTATTCATTTTCCGAAATTTACCGGCACTATTTATGAGGTGCTGTCGGCGCCGCTTTCTGCGTTTGAGATATGCCTGGCCTACGTGGGCGCGGCGGCAACCAAGTCAGTTATTCTTGGCTTGTTGATACTGGGCACATCGACATTTTTTGTTCCTGTGCAGGTGCTACATCCCGTGTGGATGGCGGCGTTTCTCATTTTGACGGCAACTACCTTCAGCCTGTTTGGTTTTATTATTGGCGTGTGGGCGAAAGACTTTGAGCAATTACAGATGATCCCCATGCTGGTGGTGACGCCATTAACCTTTCTTGGCGGCGCTTTTTACTCCATCGATATGTTGCCGGAAACCTGGCGTGCCGTAACCCTGTTCAATCCCGTGGTGTATTTAATCAGCGGCTTTCGCTGGAGTTTTTACGGGGCAAGCGATGTCGATCATTACCTCAGCCTGGCAATGACCCTGGGCTTCCTGTTTATCTGCATTGCTATTGTGTGGTGGATTTTCAAAACAGGTTACCGGCTCAAACATTAA